The following are encoded together in the Bactrocera neohumeralis isolate Rockhampton chromosome 6, APGP_CSIRO_Bneo_wtdbg2-racon-allhic-juicebox.fasta_v2, whole genome shotgun sequence genome:
- the LOC126762729 gene encoding oxysterol-binding protein-related protein 11, producing the protein MDTNINRVLNQTLRHPLHGLLFKYTNVMKGWQYRWFTVDSQTGTLSYYLCDSSSTGDESAPSAQVLAGAPRGQVHLAGAVVCPSDEDSRTFSIGCASGDTLKLRAADARSRQEWVDGLRAVVESHTKAMDISNSSTLPPRELLAASDAMVSARQALYLTEQCNAALARSIENIECATFSPTDPDLLLLKAISTASTQCLHQCLSLLQRHEETHSTSIESAGVY; encoded by the exons ATGGATACCAATATAAACCGTGTGCTAAATCAAACCTTGCGTCATCCATTGCATGGACTGCTATTCAAATACACCAATGTAATGAAAG GTTGGCAATATCGCTGGTTCACGGTGGATTCACAGACCGGTACACTGAGCTATTATTTGTGTGACTCTTCTTCGACTGGTGATGAATCAGCACCATCGGCACAGGTGCTAGCTGGCGCCCCACGCGGACAAGTACATTTGGCAGGCGCCGTAGTTTGTCCTAGTGACGAAGATTCGCGCACCTTCTCTATCGGCTGTGCCTCTGGCGATACATTGAAACTACGTGCAGCTGACGCACGTTCACGACAAGAATGGGTTGATGGATTGCGAGCAGTCGTGGAGAGTCATACGAAAGCTATGGATATAAGTAATTCATCAACACTGCCACCGCGAGAGCTGTTGGCCGCTTCGGATGCAATGGTATCAGCGAGACAAGCGCTCTACCTAACCGAACAATG CAATGCCGCATTAGCGCGTTCAATCGAGAATATTGAATGTGCGACGTTTTCGCCGACAGACCCGGATTTACTTTTGCTGAAAGCCATTTCGACAGCCAGTACACAATGTTTGCATCAGTGTTTGAGCCTATTGCAACGACATGAAGAGACTCACAGCACTAGCATAGAATCTGCGGGTGTTTACTAA